The genomic interval GATTTGCCTTGTATTAGGACTGTTCAGTAGTTACATTTTGGCAGATAATTTTCACCAACACCCTTGGTGTTCAGGTTCATAAATTCCTACCATCATACTGGATTCAGAGAATTGAAGCAAACTCACCAATAACTGATGAATCTGCACGAAATCGGTCTCAAAGAACATGTTTTGTATTATCAGGGGGTGTTTAACAAGGACTAAAAAGTCATGCTAATGTGCACATATTTCCTGCATAATTTCAGTGATTAATACACAGTAAACACGATCTGACCAAATCAGTGATGCGTTATATACTGCATGCAACTGGGAGGTGAATTCTGATTTGAAGTCAAAATTCAATCATTGTAAAAcacccccaatctgaaaaactGCTTCTACTTTGGCAATCATTTGACTTTATACAAAAGATGGTCCAAAGAAGACCTACTTGTTTCATAATACCATCCTAACCCAATTTTCCACCACTACCAGAAATAGGAGTACAAAGTTCATGGGAATTACATAACCGAGTAAATAAACAGGTTGAATAATATTCTGTAGAATACCATTTTACCATCACTATTATCGCATTCCATACAAACATACAATTATTtgcatataaataaaatatttagaaaGAGAGTActgaagtgtgacgtcatcaattttcactttttgcatagcagcattttttataccatattttggtagagcatgataaAAACCCCCACAaccaaaatttggtgggaatcggtccatggggccccaagatatgacctcatgaatacataattggCCGTATTATCGGCCTGGTTCctaacatttagaaccaggccaataatacgtTGACTTCAATgaggctaattatgtattcatgaggtcatatctcagccccccccccccccccatggaccgattccaaccaaattttggtagtgggggtatttcatcatgctctaccaaaatatggcaccaaaaacactgaaatgctaaaaacctttttttttgtcatgtcatcacttcggtactctatgaGCTTCGTATTATCGTTTCTTGTGCCTTCAGAAGTAAGTCAATATACTGGCTAGTTCTGATCAGTCTACTCAATATCACATTTGCTATAAGCCACGATAGGTGGTATAATTAGCAAGCTCAAATATCAGCCTCAGAATCATCCATATGACTTATGCTGGCTTTCAATCACTCAAATCCACTCCCAAGGAAGTCTGGGGGATTGCAATGGTAAAGACATAgtcaatacaaatcaaatagtCTATGCCTCATTGTATTAacttttatattacattatCTATGCCATCAATGGTTATTACCTTGGTAAAAGGTTTTTTGTGTGTTAGTGTTGAAAAGTGTATGAGGTATGTATTAGAATTAATAATATCAATCTTACTATGATCCATTCAAATTCTTGCAAATCCCTTGAATTTGTTATGATTGAATATATAGTGATATTACACCTGTACCATACATGTCAACACATATAGATTTTGAAGGAAATAATGCTGGAAGGGCcgaaataatttcaattttaattcgAACGAGATCTTAGGTGCTACAATACCATTTCCAATCATTCAATTTGCTAAAAAGACttttcatcaaatgaaaagGCACAAGAAGGGGATTGAGAGAATTATTCCATTCTACACTGGAACTTTGACAtttatacaaaaagaaaaataggcGTTAGTATTAAACAGCTGATATAGAGCTCAAAAATGTTTAACTTAACAGGGAAGTAAGCATGACTTCACAATATAAACGACACATTTGACTGATTTTAACTCCTCTGATTTGCCTACAGTTTGAACGTCCCCTTGAAATGGCACCAATCTGTTTTCAACCTACTTCCACCATGTGCCTATTAAACATTCCTCTGCTTTCACCCATGCATGCACAGTTGGACACACCACTGGAGAGTGTCAGAAATTTCAAAGCATTCTTCAGTTATATGAAGGAATACCAAAGAATAAATTTCTGATGTCTCACTGAATGAGCTAATTAGAAACCAGGTCCAAGAACAAGTATCTTTAATGTTCCTATTTCATGCTTATTGTCTTGGGAAAGAAAATGTCTAAGGGTTATAAGGAGGAAAAACAAGATTCCATGttcaattttataaaatgacTGCAATTTTGGAATCAAACAAAGCAAAGAACTTCAGATTTGCTTTCCAACCATCCAGCACCATCATGGCTAATGCAGCATGATCCATTCAGCTATCAAAGTTCTCACAAGGTTAATATGTCACATCTAACATCTCGCTCTTCCTGTACATTGTTCCTCATCAAAAGGAAGTACACTTGTTATAATGCAGGATTTCTTATAAATAATATTCTGGATTGCAGCTAATAGTCATCGTCATCCGAGTCTAGCCGTCTCCTGTCAAACtgtacaatgaaaatgaaaaaaacatatatattaacatgaaatagaatatttatataaatatttaccaTTGAATGtgtgctaaccctaacccagtGGAATGAACTTCAGCTTGAATatagagaagaaagagaaaaaatatgacTAACCTTGACTTTCCCtgatatttttcttaattttacaAGTTATAACACAAACTTTCCAAAATTTGCAcccatgatttttcttttctaatcGGCGAGAAGAGATAAATGGCAATCCTAACAAAGTCCTTTAGCAAGTCAAAAAGATCTCCGGGACAGATTTtaagaaagagatagagaagaaagagaaaaaatatgacTAACCTTGACTTTTCCTGATCGACCTGTCTTTTCACTGACCTGCCCGAGAAGACCCTTTAGCTGCTCTTCATTAATCTGAAAAcacaaagaaaggaaaataacaatGATCAAACATTCCAATGTTGCTGATCATCTTAAAatgttgcattaaaaaaataatgattactaGGGCTTGACAATATTGCATATTCCAGTATTCGAATTGTCACAAGTTTTAGTGTTATGATGAGGCAGAATATCTTCCCCACGAATAATTATGATACTATGTTCACACACATTATTAAGCTCAGACTAGCACTAGAACTTTattagaccaaattttacctCATGATAGTTAGTCTAATGCATAGATCTAATGCGAATGACATTTTTGTATTCTTTCTGTCAACTCgatcatttattttaatgtgCGAACAAATATGACTTTTCTTGCtgatgaaatattcattatGGTCACTTAATGATGAATCTTAATTCCGACTCTGTATCTTAACAACTTGAAACACAACACACACTTCATGAGGTTGTCAGTAGACCATtctggtaattagaccaaaatgaAACATGGACAATGGGTTTATCCCACATGAAGTTAGTCCATCTGAAAATTTGACCAAGTGGTAGAAGCTGTATAGACCTACACCATGACAGAGTGTCCGAAGAGCAGATGTTGGGTCACATACAGATCATTGGCGTTTCATCTGAACCATTGTATCAGtaaattttggtcaaaaaaaattaattttaagatttttgaagaaaatgaaagtacaagtactattttaatcataattaaaattttaggcagcaatttatttgaatttctgAAATATGTGGGGATTTTCACGGGGATTGCCATACAAATAGTTGATAATATGTGCAAAAACCCATACAAAACGTGTACTGTAGCAAAGCAAACAACAGCTGCGCGCACCTAATATGCAAATGCGCTGTCAGCCATACCATCGTAtctgcactgcattgacttcACACATGAAACAGCAAAACAACGTGTTACTGatcgcgcgcattgaaatcgcagTCAGAGTTGTTGTATTCCCGATGGCATTTTTGTACAGGGTAAATCTAAACAGCTCAGAccaaaattacaagcatgtagctctcTTGCAATATTTTCTCTGATCTTTGGTTTTATGTTAAAATGAAGATACCAATATctagcaattgtcttggtctttccaaccacgTATTTTTCGatcaatgaaaatgttttaaggGTGGGGGAACAAAGTGTGGAAATTATAATAAACTCTGAAGtcaattttctctgaaatgggtttgcccCATCGTATGTGATACAATGGTTTGGATGACCGCCAACAAGATGGTTGATTTGGGGGGCACTACCCCCCAGAaagttccacacccaagagaaagaggaagataaGGAAAAACAATGGGTGAAATGTTGTATCATttcctgaatattatgtcaaattctatctcaaaattgtgattttcatttttaacaagGTCAAAATTTCCACCTACTCACAACTTTTTCAGGGATTTTGCCACTTAAACCATAGTGTGTCCATTCAAACTTTGTTACTACAATACATTAATCAGACTGAAAATTACTTACCTTTCCACCAACTTGTCCAGAACGTGCCATATTAATCAACATATTCTCTACCATCTTAGCTTTCTCTGGCTTCACAAGAGCAATACTATTCACTGTAAAGAGAACAAGGGATGCAGGTTAAATGAAATAAGGTAATTCTACTGATCTCTTTAGACCGTTTACTCGTAAAACTGTGAAGAAAATTTGACATATAAGAAGTAAATAAAATTTCTTTTCCTGTTTCTCACCCAAGTTTGCAAAAATAAACACGACTGGATTGAAACAAGCAGATAATCAAATTTACTAAACCAAATTCAATGACCTTGGCATCATTTTCTTCATAAGAAGATGCTTTAAGCAACCATTCAAACAAAATCAAGCAATTTggcaaatttcttttaaatacaCCATCTACAATGTCTGTAAAGCCAGTGCCAACTGGGACCGGGTGGTTcatgtacaaagcctatgggaattaGATTCTTCAGTAGTCAACATGGTATGAAATGGAATAGCCCATTTGGTAGAGTAGTGCACCCATTTGGTAGAGTAGTGCACCCAAGTCAATGACCTTTGGAAACCTTCCAAACTTTATAACTGAATGATAGGCACACCGTGCTGCTTCAGAAATAGGAAAGAAAATAGGAACCAAGGATACTGTTCTTATGGTTATATCATCAATGCAGTGAATAGTTGTTAAGAAAATCCAACCAAATTAATAACATCATGTACAGGTCAGAACACATATGCATCCAGGAACAGATCTATTTGAAATAGAATAAATGTTTCACTGCTGtgagccgtttcataaagctgttcgtatgttaagagcgactttaaaacgactggtgatcctttcttgtggtaaatgatattcgccattaaatgttcattgatgattattttgcGTGAGAGAAAGGATCTCCtgttgttcttaaagtcactcttaacttacgaacagctttatgaaacacccactggCATTGGAACTACGTCTTACATCTTGCCCTTGCGGATTGATCCAGAAGTTGAGCTAGCATCGTGTTCTTCATTTCTTGTTCCCTTGATAAAATGAGATGATCATGAATAGAACAGAAAGCAGCTCAAGTCAAAAGAAGATATTAAATGCAGGTAGGCCAACATGTATCATTGTTTATTTAGGTTTGCATATTAGTTTTGCTTCATATTTCATGTCTTAAAATTAAACTACAAATCATTCATCAAGATgcaaatacatattttaaaaccatgaccattaataaataaatatagaaatatcaaaataggTGATTAAACTGAGACCTACCAACAAATGCCTTATGTGAGGAACattgatgaatgaaaaaaaaaagacttttccCTGTTGGGTCTTGCCATAAGTCATAAAATTGGCAACCCAATATCcgatacattaaaaaaatctgttaTGCACATCTTTActccaatgtgtgtgccaagtCTCATGAGTATGAGCAAAAGCTGAGGGAGTAGATCAAACTACAAGATTTTTGAATTTATTGCCTAAATATGCCATTTCCATGACAATGTAATATCAAACACACtgaaaaaatatgtcttgcacatcttcatTTCAAGACCACTCATTagtgtaatgagccaaaaatatTGAGGGGGCCAAATATGGCGGATGGAGCAAAAGCTCTACAAAGATGCAAGCAAGCGAAGCGAGTGATAAAAAAACTTTGGACcttcttaatttaaaaaaaatctaacttttggatagatttgacataatattcagaaaattatataatatttcactctttccctttccatttgtttctttttctctcttttttcatggtcattacactttttggggggtCATGAGACTCATGACCCCAAGTCACCCCTCCCTGTACCCTGGTGAGACCATTGTGTGTGCCaagtctttttttattatttattattattcacttcATCTTTATTCAACATAGCCCCATAAATAACTCAAATACCTTATTACTCGTCTAATGATAATTTGGTGGAAACTGAGGGAGTTGTTTGATCCACGAGATTTGCAATAAACAAACAGACCTCCAAAGAATTCCAACTGTAAGCTGATTCCTATATATACCCCttcaaattttgtcaatatatttgtatgattatattaataaagaaattaatacCAGAGCAATCAAGAATAATGAGGGGAAAAAACGGCAGTGCAATGATATCTTTGTTAACTTTGAATAGATTTGTTAATTATTCACTCAGGCTTAGTTAAAAAACAGTTCGGAGACACTGAACCCTTACTAGTACTTCCTGATGATTATGAATGATTATATATGTACACAAGTGTAAAAATGTATAGATTTATTGGTGAAATCTTACCTCTGCAAGGCTTCTGCTCTTTGTTTTTCCTGATCCGGATTTtgcccctgaaaaaaaaaagtagtagACTCAAAGCATGGAttttaaaacagaaagaaaaaaaaactatcaatCATTCATGCAGTGAAATGCATCTTTCTAAGTTATTTCTGCCCTAATTTCGGCAGGTCTTCCTCTAAAGACAGTTTATAAACCCAGGGTCTTAGTCATAAAATATGTCTATTCAACAGATATTAGAATGGACAGAGAGCTAAGTAGGTATACAGtgttattcatattcataaaacCTTAGCCTGTTAACATATTCAAGTTGATTAGTATGAATAGATTTTTCTTCACAAGTTCACAGGCTTGGCGTGATTTATCCATCTCTAGCCACGAAGCACTCATAAGAAAGGCTCCACTTCAAGAATGTAGATCTTGAATAACACTATGCAAGAGACAATTGTTCCCTGACATATTCCTCTAGAGCTGCATAAAAACTTAAGTTGACATCAACtgaaagcttcagtctctgtcaGTTGAATGACTGaagtttttaagaaaaaaaaatcagaagctACAATAATCAACAGCACATTTGTGCAATCTGGTAAAATCAGACCCCTGGAATATAAGGGAATAATACACTGAGCCTATGGGATACAGGTCGCTCACTCTATGTGCAAGATGGCTAGCCATTTGTGTATGAGGgggaaaaaatagaataaaaaatgtacaaatcagCTGTCTAAAGTGAtattaaagaatttttttttttaatatttgttgttgttgtttgattATGGTGTATCTTTTTCAAGTGGCATGGTGGTCTCTTCAAGAAGATACATGACACCACGGTTTATCCCTCAATTGTGGTTTTCCTTATTGAATCATATCAGCCGGGATtcggcccgtttcataaaggacaactgttgtaactttgccattatggcaattaccatggtaacatggctcagcagccaatcaagatcaaggattccatggtagttgccataatggcaaagttacaacagttgtaagtccttcATGAAACAGGCCCATGAAGATGATAACAGCAAGGTTCTTTGAGTATGAAGAGCTGCAAATCCAATTACCTTGAAGAAAGGTGTACCATGCTTTCATCATCTCTTTAGATACTCTTCATCAAAAACTTGATAAAGACTCTCAAACTGAAAAATCTAGGAGGCAACTTTCAGAAAAGGTATACAGTTAAAATTGTTCTGGCCTGCAGATGATAAAGCCCACCTAGCCTCTTCTACTGATGATTTGCATTTACAGATGCGTGAGGCAGGGTGCCATACTCTCACCATCAACAACCTGATGAAGACTCTCAAACAGATAGAACTAGGATGCAATTTTCAAGGGAGGTATACTAATCGTTCTTGTGGATGATATAGCCCTACTAGCTTCCTCTGCTTATGAGCTACAATATATGCTTTCGGTCACCAATGAGTACACCAAGAGGTGACAATACTCCAAAGTGCAGCTATTGCCTTCAATGAGAAGTATAGCCCTCCTGACAAAATCAATAATCACCATGGATGCTGGGTGAGGGTAAACCCATCAATAGAGTGACACAAAATCCCCAGCTTGCAATCACCAAATCATCAGCGCAGTCTGACCCTATCATGAACATCATCGCAAGAGGACTCAAGTCTCTTTACTTCTGCATTGCCATTGTGTTGGGACATATACATCCAACCTGTCTCCTCACCTCTGTGCAAAGCTGTGGTCTGTGTTCTGTATCTTCAGGGTAtatgtatatactgtatatatcaCCTTATACTCTACTTAATATCCAAACAGACAGCTCACAGCAACCCCACTCAAAACCATctcttcacaaagattttaggAATCCCTCAAAGTGCAGCTAATGAGGTAATGTTCCTCTTCACAGGCATCATTCCCTTAATGCATCATTCCCTCAATGCAGCAAGTAGAACTGGATAGCCTCCTCATCATAGGTCAGCTTATCTAAAGTCCATTTCATGAAGAGGACACTTATCATATGCTTCCATCCTACATGTACCTCTTGTGACGTCCTGGAACCTCAGACCTTCTCTCTAAATAAAATTTACCAGACCTCTCAGCCATTATAGTCAAGAGTTCTACAGGATATCATATAGGCAATATCATCTAAATCATCCCCATCTTCGGGAAAGATCTTGACAATCTCCCATCATCTCCACTGctatgtctatggacaattacacgcattgaaaatttgacggaataaagtcatattttggtatgtatttccactctcccatcatatatatatgtgttattttagggctagatatattaCATTGAACCTTCAGTCTAtggcaaaagaacaaaagaaacaacaccaacaaaagtatattttttttccacaaaaaaatttgtctcactgaggtcagaagcccatttgttttgtttgtggatgacaacaaaaatccttatcaaaacaaaagtagacagtgaatttttaaagtagatggtgaaaaggggtaagttttcatgaggaatctgcttatcacatttttatttctagccaaggtaatcctttgcTTTCgaagcaaatgtaaacaaaggatattggtctcccaaactggagactgtctctgaaatcggataccaaaattctttacaaaagtctctgatattggagataatctctctCACGGGAATAAACAGTCTCCCATATtgatattggccgtgcgcctctactgacgaAAGGGTCTAAAGTTGCAAGAACCATCTTTCGTGTTGCCCATTTattatgatgcgccatgtgaaacgcattttatgaaaattaccTGCAAACATATTTATTCATCCATTACATTTACAGTAAACAAATCTTCGTTTATAACATGTGATAAAActgataataatatacaaattgatttaaaattaaatGCTAGATaacgaattttatttgtttatcatacatTTCAGAAATATCCCGCATACAgtgcatcataaaagatggtagaccaaaagcttcggtctctgttatgttggttgttcagctgaactccgttggcttcactcaccaaatacagagaccgaagttctagcgcgatctgtacaggggactcaatggccatatgtttatgtacttaactAGATCGGAAAagacggggaagtgaatttgcgcaacagccgaggtaagtcactgtttttgttctttttaacttgatttttctccgttttttggcaattaatgccaagagggaatattaatttgcattttggtcgggttaattttcaaaatttttattcattaaagacaaaaattgaagagccccgatggggggattttgcattgcaagtcccctaatggtggctgcacgctagcgagccgtctgtgtacgaggagaaattaaaaaaaataaaaaaaagttaaaaaactcctcgaaacagacggctgccagctgtctaaaaAGATGGgtgacacgaaagacggtccttggaaagaccctttcgtgcaatcggccccaaaATAACCTTGGTCCTTGCTCATTATTTTCTAACCGTTAATTTTACAGTATTACAACACACACAGTTTTACGCATTCGGGACCAAAGCCAAATAATCACACCACACCTAGGGCTAGGCCTAGCGACAcgaaaagaaataatattactACTTACACCCATTTGTTGTTGTAATTCAGCCATTCTACGTGCTCTTATTGCCTCAAGCTCACTATCACCCATCTTTGATCCTATTTTTGACGGTCAAATTTAACAAAACTATCGACGATTTTGTTGAACTTGAAGGCAAATAGAAATAGCGTGAGGTTTAGAATTAAACTGACAACTTAAGTTA from Lytechinus pictus isolate F3 Inbred chromosome 2, Lp3.0, whole genome shotgun sequence carries:
- the LOC129270491 gene encoding programmed cell death protein 5-like; this encodes MGDSELEAIRARRMAELQQQMGGQNPDQEKQRAEALQREQEMKNTMLAQLLDQSARARLNSIALVKPEKAKMVENMLINMARSGQVGGKINEEQLKGLLGQVSEKTGRSGKVKFDRRRLDSDDDDY